The segment TGGTGAGGAATATGCAACAGAAACTTGACCTATTTCGCTGGGTGCGGAAGATCTGCGGGAGAGGCATTGCTAAAAATGGCCTAACCTTGTATGGAATGCTACTGAACAGGAGGGCAGCAGTCGTTTCAAAAGTTGATCCGATTTATTTGTGTGTAGTCTGAATTATTCTAGGTAAGTGATATAATGATTGCTTGAAGACTCATTTGTTCGCAATCTTAGTGGACGTTCCTTTGTGGGAAATCGtatccaaaccatgatttcACTTATCTCCTGAATCAAGTGCCAAACTTTAGATGCAAGTCAGATTGGTTCTGTCATTTAGAAAATATTTACACCAAAGGTAGGGTACCTCAGTGCGAATAATCAAATGGCATTGTAGTTCCTTGATATGTTACTTATTTTCTTGGATTCAGCGAAAAAGAGCAACAATGTTTTTTCTGATCCAAAATTGATGTTCGGGCACCTGTTAATCAGTACCGGCATCTAAGTGGAAACATGTTCCATTGTGTATGAGTTTGGATACATTTGTATTGTAGCTGAAGTGAACGTGTTTTTATATAGTGTTTGGTGGGAGATTAAGTAAGCGATCACCAAGCGATTCAAAACGTTCTAGACGGAGAACAACACTCAGGGAGATGATATAAACATTATGATCACACATACAGTCTGAAGGAGAATTGTTGCCTTCAAGGAGCATTACTCATACACAGTCATATACAAGATGTTGCACAGgttttttcacatttgttaaacattacagcagcagcaacatcagtgtCTTATCAAAAATATCATGCTTATTTATGACTTTGTCAACAGCTTGTACATGATCACTACTGTTagcaacccatgaaggtccagggaagaattgatcttctgcaTGTTCAGCAACCTATACTTGTCATAGGAGTTGACTAACAAGATAGAATGGTCAGAtttgttgacatggttgacacgtatcAACCATGTCAACCATGTATTGTATTATTCTGTATTGTTCACAGCTGGAGTAACATTCTGTGTTGTCCACAGGTGGGATAATATTCAGCACTGATCCAGGGTTGGGCTAACAATCTGTAGTGTCCACTGCTGTCATAACAGTTTGTATTGTCCACAGGTGGGGTAATATTCTGTACTGATCCACTACTGGGGTAACAATCTGTACTGATCAAATGGTGGGGTAACAGTCTGTGCTGATTCAATGGTGAAGGTAACGACCTGTATTGATCCAATGACTGCGGGTAACAGTCTGTACTGATCCAGTGGTGGGGTAACATTCTTTACTGATCCTATAGTGGGGTAACACTCTGTACTGATCTGATAGTGGGGTAACATGCTGTACCAATCCACTGGTGGAGATAACAGCCTGTACAGGACCACGTGCAGTATCAGATCACTTTGAGTGCAAGTGCTGTGTGCTATGTCTTTCAGTTTACCTATTCTATTAATATATCCAGTGCTTTGTTTCAGGTTGTCCTTGAGGTGGAAACTGCTACCATGTTGCGTCTATATGGATGTGTCCTGGTGCTGGTGGTGATGTGTCATACTGTGATTGGTCAGCTTGACGATGAAGAGCGGCCAGATGAGTGGAACCCAGAGGACATGCCCCACCCAGTGAGGAACCCACAGCACTGCCGGCTGGGTCAGAAGGCAGGTTTCATGTGCGACCCTGATGGCATACTGACTGAGAGGAGTGGTGAGAACATCAATACATTTCTATCAGGAATAGGGAGGTGTCCTTATCAGAATCAGATTTGTTGATTAAAGAGATTAATCATGCGTACATGTGAAAATACTGGTTTTGAAGAGTCTCTGACATTTCACACAACTCTGTTACTCTCCATAGCCCTTGAAGTACTATCTGATGATCCATAAAGAAATATGCTGGTTTGTCTTGTATGAAAACTGtgttttatgaatttattgcAAATGCTTTGTTTGAGATGTTTCCTTGTGTTGACAGTGGAGCTGTTGAACTGGCTGCTGCGAGGTGCATATGACAATGACACTGTCTGCCCCTGCAGCACATACTGGTGTGAGAGGACAAGGAAGGGAACGCACATCTCAATAGCTCTCATCAACAGGATGAAGTTAGCTGAAACGTGAGTCCAAAGTCTCAATCTGAGCCCTTGGAAAAGTGAGCTATATGCCCTCCCAACCTTCTTTGTGTATCCATTTAGTCAGTAGTTTTCTTCCTGGCTTGGATCTGTATCTAGTTACAGTCAGTTGGCATTAAGGTATGATAAATTCTACCTAGCTTGTATCCGTATCTAGTTACAGTCAGTAGGCATTAAGGTGTGATAAATTCTATCTGGCTTGTATCCGTATCTAGTTACAGTCAGTAGGCTTTAATGTGTGATAAATTCTTCCTGGCTTGTATCTGTATCTAGTTACAGTCAGTAGGCATTAAGGTGTGATAAATTCTTCCTGGCTTGTATCTGTATCGAGTTACAATCAGTAGGCTTTTATGTGTGATCAATCCTTCCTGGCTTGTATCTGTATCTTGTTACAGTCAGTAGGTTTTAAGGTGTGATAAATTCTtccaagcttgtatttgtatcTAGTTACAGTCAGTAGGTATTAAGGTAGCTTGTATCTGTATGTAGTTAAAATCAGTACGTCTTGAAAGGtgacatgcaacgtaaaacacaactttgcagattctgatatctttcagtatacacttaccgaaacaaatcgtAAAAAAATGCCTATTCAACCTATAATGTTGGGAAAAAAATGCAGTGAAAAAAAAGCCTGCAAAATCACTGAATTTTCCCAAGCGCTGGGGGTAAAAGTGTTTTCAACAGCTGttctgtgctgcgctgcgcctgtaacacatgcgcagtgaataggttcacagagcttgaaacaatatgcatgcccagagtatgagatcgtgagctgtagtctaatcttggttgtgtacacaaacaagtaaataatctactcgttaggTAAAACaatttgttgattgtggtaagcagtctctgtcacagagaaagctcagtctctggtttattcacacctatatgtctgtctgcctgtctgctaaagacaacatgcaatacacagcttcaatcattgaccacgtgcaatttgaactgaacacctatcaggctatacaacatacacaaaataaactgatttatgacttgtgcaccaGAGTCCTATTTCTGccgcattatgtaattaggcaggtgtgatacttgtacagatgtcatgtttttatgtatgtgggttgcaaacaaactacatccatttttctcggatgactggatctgacggaaactggtgcaaactcttgtcagtttcaagtcctgctttgtacttgacgaatgacagttttcagcCACGCAGTATTTCACCCAACTCTTCTGAGATCAATTTTGATTTGATCGAACGCAGATTCATAGAACATATACTTACAAAACCCAGCaactctacatacattctttgttgataacaacttcttctagtgtatatgatttgtttgacaacagtgtatgaatccatactgaaacaacgacacatcaagtacaataaaagaagttgttatccatgaagaatcttactttcttgtgattcgccatacttctaaaatgcccatcaaacagatcatctttctgtacacacaatgagccctcagcatatcagcaaatgaaccaaccAATCGGAAGCagtcattacacttgagtgcacacccactcactatgactgggttcggtctcccgagggcttcgtttcgggggaagtaagccaaagtacaaaatattgcacttttgaatcatgaTTGTATACTTATAATTTTGCTTCTTAgcttttttacaagcagcaatgtatattatatgttatgaataagtgataaatgtgcttaattatgtttgattttttggttgcatgtgacctttaagttatgATAAATTCTTCCTGGCTTGTATCTGTATCTAGTTACAGTCAGTAGGTTTTAAGGTATGATAAATTCTTAATTAAGTGACTTCTGATGAATTACATATTTGAGTTCACTGTTTCTGTGTAAGTCTTTTTGAGCATTGTTGTGGTTGTACTGTATTTTATTCTGTTAAAGTTACCCATGACGATATTTAGTGATCATTACTCCCAAAATTAATCATAGACTTGTGACAGATTTAAAAAACCTGACCATGGATGTGCTCTTTTTCCAATCTTATTTTATTCATGGTGATTAATTATCACCATATTATACTCTCATACCTAGCAATATAAAGAGTAATTTGGTTTCATATAACATGGTTGTTTCAGATTCGATGACCCTGACACTGCTGTAATGCAGGCTGCCAGCAACTTTGCGCTGAAACTTCAGAACCAGTTCTGGAATTTTGGCACCTGTAATAACGATGTTGTTATATTCTTCTCTCGGGATGATGGAGTGGTAGGTTCCAGGTTCTGGCCTGTGGCACCTCGTTTCCTCAGTACTGGTGTAGATCTAGTCAAGTCCACCCATGATATCTCCAGGATATACAtgccgataaatctccactatacccctCATGCCTCTATGGTACTGCCCGATAAtcttattacctcccttggagtCTTATTACCTCCATTCAGGTGTCTGTGCTGGGGAGTTGGGCGTATCAGTCACAACTTACTTTAAATtattaactgattaaacttggcaacacaattcATCCAGAGGAACtttgaaagaggtagaaggagttctactgtgagaatgtggagccagcaaagggaggtaataaaattaacAGGCAGAGTCATAGATGTGTCCAGTGTATAGTGGAGTTATCGTGGAAGAGTCTAGTCCTGTCAGTCATAGAATATTTTTGATTTGCTGACAATTTTTATGTTGAATTTGTCTTGTATGCTGTGGAGAGTCATGGTCTAATACCCTTGAATTTGCTCAATGGAGGTTCCTTGCTTATCCCAGGATCCAATTGATGGTGTTTGGATTGAATCCAAGAGTTGACTTTGTTGTTTTCCTCGGTTAGTCTGAACTGAATTTGAATTTCTTGTTTGACCAAGATAACAGTAAGCTAACATTCTTGAAGAGTAGAAAGTACTGTGTCACATTTTGAAGTTAATATGGTGCTTATATTGCATATTATGTCATGCTGTGTCACACCATGACCCAGTGACCGACAAGTCTGTATTAATCTTATAACTGTGTTTCAGTTGTTCGTCTCATACGGCCAAACAGCAGCACTGAGGTTGAACAACGCAGTTGTGTCATACATACAGGGACAGTTTGGACATTACTTTAGACCAGGCGGCGACATTTTTGTTGGCTTGGCAGAAATGGTTGTGGCCATCAGGTGGGTAGTCATTGAGTAGTATAAACAAATGTGGTACGGAACCACCCAATATAACCCATGATATAAAAACCTATCCTTCCCTCACTCATCTTAATTTATAAACCCCATAGCACAACCACTTTTCATCTCCCCTGTAAAACAGTACCCAACAGTCTTCCTCTCACTCGGAAAACTCTTGGGGTAAGGGACTAGTTTATATAAGATCAATCTAAAATGTTGACTTCagcgaaacagtttaacgtgtatCTTCTATTATGTCATTGGTTTTTGTAATAAAAGTTTGTTGTGTTATGGGGTTTATAAATTAAGATGAGTGGTGGAAGGTTAGGTTATTATATCATGGGTTATATGAGGTGGTCCCTCGCTGgctcactagcctggcgctttagccagctcaccCACTGTGCTCCCATTTATATTATGTGATGTCATGAAGTGCCTGCTGATGTTAATTTGAATATTATTGTTTGCTTACAGGCAGGTCCTCAATGGAAACTACCATTATGACCCAAACAACCCAAATGCAGATCAACTTATTGGTGGAACTAATCATGTGGCCTCTGGTGTCTTAGCAACTGTCATTCTGGCACTGGTGTCCAGAATTCTGTCTTGAGGGGAATGTTAATTTGTATTTCAATTTGATTCCAGTTTTCTTTTTCCATCTTAATTATACATTTGCTGAAAGGAATTATAGAATGTCATTTGACATTGTCCATATTAGTTTTATTATCTGGGATTAGAAATTGATGAAGTCATCATATCTATTATTTCCTCGTATTTTGAAGCGAATAAGATACCAAGGTTGAAGTTTTGTCTTTTGAGCTAAGAGTACCACATATATGCATTTCTTTTTCTTCCTCAAAGACTTGTGTTTTGGCTCTTAAAGAATTTTTTAGTTTAAATGGCATTATTTACAGTATGATATTAACGGTGCTAGTAGTTTGAAATAGCTGTCACTTTCTGCAGGTCTGTACACAAGCAGACAACAATACAACCATAGTAACTTGCATCCTTAAACATAGTTATGAtagccttagcactaagactatcGTAGCTCCTTTCACACAGACTTACAACAGGCTAAGATCATATATTTTAACCTGGGCCAATAAAGGTTTTAACTCTAAGACCATCGCAGCTGCATACTTGAACATGGACTAATGATAGTCTTAGTTGTTTGAATGTTACGACCATACAAATCCATGCGTAGGACGGACTTCAAAGGTATAGCATACCTACAACAGTCTCAGTGTTTAAATCAGTTTGTGCAAAAGTGACCCCAATGTACTGAGCCTCCTTActgctaaggtgatcgtaactccaagGCTTATGCTGATCATAGTGCCAGGATCACGTGATGAAAGAGCTTCATCATAGTCAACTTCCCTTTTATGCAGCCACCTCCCAATTAATAAGTGAAACAAGATTTCTTTGTTATTACTCATTCATCCCTCCATGAACTGTTCCACATCAACTGTGCATGCTGAACCTGCTAAGAATGAATCAGTTCATGATCAGTTTTTGGCAGATATGATGAAGTTGACCTAATGAAATTGTTCGTCCATGTAGGTACATGGAACAAAACTGGGATCCAGTTCTTGAGACTTATGCCAAACAAGCTGTTCCTGGAATTTTTCATTAAGAGTTTATAAGTATATTAATGTGGCCATTTTGTCTTTCCACCTTAATTATTCTGCATAACATTCACAATGTGCCGATTGTTTAAGAGACAATATGCAAGCTGAGTGTTTGTTCCTACTAACTGTTAAGCTTAAACATCTCTTGTTGTTCTACAAGTGGATTCTGTGAGTGGCTGTTTTGGAAACtcttgaaaagtgaaaatctgaGCTTTACATTCAGCTCTGGGATAAGATTTTGGTTTTATAGCCAAATTTCTACATGGAAAAGTCAGCAAGCCACTGTAGGGAATGGGGATGTTATCTGCTTTTGTTTATTCAGCAATAAATCTGATCTCTTGGCAGGATATTTTAGAGCTCTGCTTTTAGATGTACCAGGATCTGTTTGTTCGTAATCTGTTGATAATCTGTTTGATGATGTTGTAGCATAATATGGTATTTATTCACTGTGTAGATCAGTGTTATTCTGTTGTTTCAGCTACTCATTCATCTGTCTAGATACCATTATAGGTCAACCATTATATATGTAcgtctttatatatatatatatattatgtgcTTGTCAAGAGGTTCAGATAATGTTTTGTTATTCTGCAAGATGAGATTGTCCTTAATTGTGAGTTGTTGCTTGCTTTTTTACTTATAAAGGTTAAGTAACTGAAAATAATTGCTTACATTTAATGAGATGGATATCCAAAATAATGCTGTTTAACTGACTATTAAAGTGtgataattgttttgttttgaaggaGTTAATCTCAAACAATATCGTTAAATATGGAGTCATGGAGCAAGGACTTTGAAACGTACTTCTgattcaagggaagtaactctacctACTTCTGATTAAAGGGAATTAACTATGGTTTTGCCTAGCTATTTAACAGTCCTGGAGTAATATAATATAAAGGAGAGGATACTGATTTGAGTCATGTCTGTAGAGAATAAAAATACCAGTTATTGTTGTGTATGTATGGTATGTATTGTATAATGGGGAATGTCGTGTTTCATTGTTCTTATTATTAATCTCTAGGTTGTTTGTACACACTGTAGAATCTTGGCAATTCTGCCTCTGCTCGGTTTCATGGAGGtgtattgaaatgtttttggaTTGTTTTAACACTTTATACATGATTTATTTACATCTTTTACTGTTcttaatttattattattttacaagTTTGAACGTTACAAGATGCAATTAAACTGCTGCAGATTGCCAAAATGTTTGTCGTTGACCATAAGAATACACAGATGATCTCTCCCATACCAAGCAATATGAAATTCAAGACAGAATCTTGGTTAGTGATTTTCCCCAATAATGGTGTATATGATGGATCTATATTTGGAAACCTGATTCAGGATTTT is part of the Haliotis asinina isolate JCU_RB_2024 chromosome 6, JCU_Hal_asi_v2, whole genome shotgun sequence genome and harbors:
- the LOC137286543 gene encoding uncharacterized protein, coding for MLRLYGCVLVLVVMCHTVIGQLDDEERPDEWNPEDMPHPVRNPQHCRLGQKAGFMCDPDGILTERSVELLNWLLRGAYDNDTVCPCSTYWCERTRKGTHISIALINRMKLAETFDDPDTAVMQAASNFALKLQNQFWNFGTCNNDVVIFFSRDDGVLFVSYGQTAALRLNNAVVSYIQGQFGHYFRPGGDIFVGLAEMVVAIRQVLNGNYHYDPNNPNADQLIGGTNHVASGVLATVILALVSRILS